The following are from one region of the Aspergillus chevalieri M1 DNA, chromosome 1, nearly complete sequence genome:
- a CDS encoding uncharacterized protein (COG:S;~EggNog:ENOG410Q2VI), which produces MQSTSSSIYSSGTSTHSSSNVSSTTTSTHHQRPQGRTKQTFPIAYPPPQKAPTCLRRFTPNLLLQIQQLSTTSNKRRHIPILEVWQPSMFNTRVAKKVPKLGAGDVYVTQCEGFLHLRANLEGGGDGKGEGEVERRVVGVVGRDAQDEGRRIIYFEDGVGWEGSNSGDGVYRVSFRDKVLEWEKDGGQGEKFVLRTADSRRVRVAKMSRTSIEVNSWSRGAREYLRDGLISESGSGTNEELDARLCTLILTSGVWVTGQEGWINTS; this is translated from the exons ATGCAATCAACGTCATCAAGCATCTACAGCTCAGGGACCAGCACGCA CTCCTCCTCCAACGTCTCCTCCACAACAACCTCAACCCACCACCAACGCCCCCAAGGGAGAACAAAACAAACCTTCCCAATCGCCTACCCCCCGCCCCAAAAAGCGCCTACCTGCCTCCGCCGCTTCACCCCaaaccttctcctccagatccAGCAACTCTCAACAACATCGAATAAGCGCCGGCACATCCCAATCCTGGAAGTCTGGCAGCCGTCGATGTTCAACACACGGGTTGCGAAAAAGGTGCCGAAGTTGGGCGCTGGGGATGTTTATGTTACGCAGTGTGAGGGGTTTTTGCATTTGCGGGCCAACTTGGAGGGGGGCGGGGATGGtaagggggagggggaggtagAACGGAGGGTTGTGGGTGTTGTGGGGAGGGATGCGCAGGAtgaggggaggaggataaTTTATTTCGAGGATGGGGTTGGGTGGGAGGGGAGCAATTCGGGGGACGGAGTTTATCGGGTGTCGTTTCGGGATAAGGTGCTTGAGTGGGAGAAAGATGGTGGGCAGGGGGAGAAGTTTGTGTTGAGGACTGCGGATTCTCGACGGGTGAGGGTTGCGAAGATGAGCAGGACGAGCATTGAGGTGAACTCGTGGAGTCGGGGGGCCAGGGAGTATCTTCGGGATGGGCTTATTTCGGAGTCTGGGTCGGGGACGAACGAGGAACTAGATGCGAGGTTATGTACCCTGATTCTGACATCGGGGGTTTGGGTCACCGGTCAGGAAGGCTGGATCAATACCTCGTGA
- a CDS encoding N-acyl homoserine lactonase family protein (COG:S;~EggNog:ENOG410PM9B;~InterPro:IPR001279,IPR036866;~PFAM:PF00753): MPARDKDAHIGSGILRGGNTSRLSELNPENKRRDMIVLAALIEYPGVGLILFETGCAEDLKVKWGAPITDIFARTKYTENNKLPAAIKATGNDIKDVKAVIMGHLHLDHAGGLEHFVGTDVPIYVHEEEFKHACWAVGTGADLGVYLGHYMLLEKLNWNTFTESHLDLFQGIILHHAPGHTPGLCMMQINLEQDGAFIWTTDQFHVVENYELGHPQGGLARDHTQWYRSLNLTRRLQRLYNARLVFGHDKDVAAKLMEKGFYT; the protein is encoded by the exons ATGCCCGCCCGGGACAAAGATGCACATATTGGATCTGG GATCCTTCGAGGTGGAAATACAAGTAGGCTCAGCGAACTGAACCCGGAAAACAAACGGCGTGATATGATCGTACTCGCTGCTCTCATTGAGTACCCAGGCGTGGGTCTCATTTTATTCGAGACGGGATGCGCCGAGGATCTGAAAGTA AAATGGGGCGCTCCCATAACTGACATTTTTGCCCGAACCAAGTACACCGAAAATAACAAACTCCCCGCAGCCATCAAAGCAACCGGAAACGACATCAAAGACGTGAAGGCCGTTATCATGGGCCATCTCCACTTGGACCATGCGGGCGGCCTAGAACATTTCGTGGGCACAGACGTACCGATATACGTCCACGAGGAAGAGTTCAAACATGCCTGCTGGGCCGTCGGAACAGGTGCCGATCTAGGCGTTTACCTAGGCCATTACATGCTCCTGGAGAAGTTGAATTGGAATACCTTCACAGAGTCCCATCTGGATCTGTTCCAGGGTATCATTCTGCATCATGCGCCGGGGCATACGCCTGGTCTTTGTATGATGCAGATTAATCTTGAGCAGGACGGGGCTTTTATCTGGACGACTGATCAGTTTCATGTCGTCGAGAATTATGAATTGGGACATCCGCAAGGAGGACTTGCGCGGGATCATACGCAGTGGTATCGCAGTCTTAATCTGACTCGGAGGTTGCAGCGGTTGTATAATGCTAGGCTTGTTTTTGGGCATGATAAAGATGTGGCTGCCAAGTTAATGGAGAAGGGGTTTTATACATAG
- a CDS encoding Zn(II)2Cys6 transcription factor domain-containing protein (COG:S;~EggNog:ENOG410PXNS;~InterPro:IPR036864,IPR001138;~PFAM:PF00172;~go_function: GO:0000981 - DNA-binding transcription factor activity, RNA polymerase II-specific [Evidence IEA];~go_function: GO:0008270 - zinc ion binding [Evidence IEA];~go_process: GO:0006355 - regulation of transcription, DNA-templated [Evidence IEA]): protein MFSSRISLRRSCQSCAKHKRRCDQRLPQCTRCATRGTPCEYINTPWAVEKRSNRPPASVKATSSMNLPLHLEIIKTFDGTIIRFLVDSMRTFPVTFAQQMKTLFIHPDLYRSSPHLAPIQEIHTVCKSYQSNVYSPRLFGILRQKAVQIHRCATRASSFEELLFCVQALILAHCILAFDEHENSQYSEATSTMLTNLALKLWHQAPIQLPHAMSARRAWLFAESVRRTIIIAYMLCSVYSFGKRSFSVRTPFVDALPFDVRTSLWDEPTDSGWEEKARHAPVAMVSLREYSDMLESGRVHGISFFGSLILAACKGLPAEKVAFPPVQGYRDISL from the coding sequence ATGTTTTCATCCCGAATCAGCCTCCGTAGATCATGTCAATCATGTGCAAAACACAAGCGCCGCTGCGACCAACGGCTACCACAATGCACCCGATGCGCGACGAGAGGAACCCCCTGCGAGTACATCAACACGCCATGGGCAGTGGAAAAGAGGTCAAATAGGCCCCCGGCAAGCGTTAAAGCAACTAGCTCGATGAATCTGCCATTGCATTTAGAGATTATCAAGACGTTCGATGGGACGATTATCCGGTTTCTGGTGGATAGCATGCGGACGTTTCCCGTGACGTTTGCGCAGCAGATGAAGACGTTATTTATTCACCCTGACTTGTACAGGAGCTCGCCGCATTTGGCGCCGATCCAGGAGATCCATACAGTTTGCAAGTCATATCAGAGCAATGTGTATTCGCCGCGATTGTTTGGCATTTTGCGGCAGAAGGCGGTTCAGATTCACCGCTGCGCCACTCGCGCGTCTTCGTTCGAGGAGCTGCTCTTCTGCGTGCAGGCTTTGATTCTCGCGCATTGCATACTGGCTTTTGATGAACATGAAAACAGTCAATACTCCGAAGCAACTAGCACCATGCttaccaatctggctctgaAACTGTGGCACCAAGCACCCATTCAACTCCCGCATGCAATGAGTGCACGACGTGCATGGCTGTTCGCAGAGAGTGTCCGGCGCACGATTATCATCGCGTACATGCTCTGCAGCGTATACTCATTTGGGAAAAGGAGTTTCTCGGTCCGCACGCCGTTTGTGGATGCGTTGCCATTTGACGTGCGGACGTCGTTGTGGGATGAGCCGACAGATAGTGGGTGGGAGGAGAAGGCGCGACATGCGCCTGTGGCGATGGTTTCGCTACGGGAGTATTCAGATATGCTGGAGAGTGGAAGGGTTCATGGGATATCGTTTTTTGGGAGTTTGATTCTTGCGGCTTGTAAGGGGTTGCCGGCGGAGAAGGTTGCGTTTCCGCCGGTGCAGGGCTACAGAGACATATCTCTTTGA
- a CDS encoding putative short-chain dehydrogenase/oxidoreductase (COG:Q;~EggNog:ENOG410QECW;~InterPro:IPR002347,IPR036291,IPR020904;~PFAM:PF00106,PF13561,PF08659;~go_function: GO:0016491 - oxidoreductase activity [Evidence IEA];~go_process: GO:0055114 - oxidation-reduction process [Evidence IEA]), translating into MSFPYKKVLVIGATSGIGKAISERLVKNGISIVIAGRRKENLDEFVAAHGSGKVQAKVFDVLKLDDIPQFASDVLSSNPDLDCIFVNAGIQRAFNFADPASIDIDTFDTELLTNYTAAVRLTKAFLPHLQKQPTNTALIYTSSQMALVPMMRAPGYGASKAALHHFILALRTQLKDGPGDVKVVEVYPPAVQTELHDTKHQPDLKNGHLIGMPLDEFADETWSNLARGEEQIAVGSAKEIFEAFEPKRQSVYENLTAGLTEVLKQFLR; encoded by the exons ATGTCCTTCCCCTACAAGAAAGTCCTCGTCATTGGCGCCACTTCTGGCATTGGCAAGGCTATTTCCGAGAGACTTGTTAAGAACGGTATCTCGATTGTGATTGCCGGACGACGGAAGGAGAATCTGGATGAGTTTGTGGCAGCGCATGGCAGCGGCAAGGTCCAGGCGAAGGTCTTCGATGTGTTGAAGTTGGATGAT ATCCCCCAATTCGCCTCCGACGTCCTCTCCTCAAACCCCGACCTCGACTGCATCTTCGTCAACGCCGGTATCCAACGCGCCTTCAATTTCGCCGACCCGGCATCCATCGACATCGACACTTTCGACACGGAGCTCCTAACCAACTACACCGCGGCAGTCCGTCTGACAAAGGCCTTCCTCCCGCATCTTCAAAAGCAACCAACCAACACTGCGCTTATCTACACCAGCTCGCAAATGGCGCTGGTCCCCATGATGCGCGCGCCCGGGTACGGCGCGTCCAAGGCCGCGCTGCACCATTTCATTCTTGCCCTGCGGACGCAGCTCAAGGATGGGCCGGGGGATGTTAAGGTAGTGGAGGTTTACCCGCCTGCCGTGCAGACGGAGTTGCATGATACGAAGCATCAGCCGGACTTGAAGAATGGGCATTTGATTGGGATGCCGTTGGATGAGTTTGCGGATGAGACGTGGAGTAATCTGGCGAGGGGGGAGGAGCAGATTGCGGTTGGGTCTGCGAAGGAGATTTTTGAGGCGTTCGAGCCGAAGAGGCAGAGTGTCTATGAAAACTTGACGGCGGGGTTGACGGAGGTGCTTAAGCAGTTCTTGCGGTGA
- a CDS encoding zinc-binding alcohol dehydrogenase family protein (COG:C;~EggNog:ENOG410PMCP;~InterPro:IPR013154,IPR013149,IPR036291,IPR011032, IPR020843;~PFAM:PF00107,PF08240;~go_function: GO:0016491 - oxidoreductase activity [Evidence IEA];~go_process: GO:0055114 - oxidation-reduction process [Evidence IEA]): protein MSQKAITVTAPKQASLVTDRPLPSLRDDYILVKTVSVAINPTDWKHVEYLAPPGVLVGCDYSGIVEEVGKDVKKPFKKGDRICGFAHGSNAVQHEDGTFAEYIVVKGDVQFRVPDYMSFQEAATLGVGVNTVAQGLYQSLQLALPTEPIKEKTPILIYGGSTATGTLAIQFAKLSGYTVLTTCSPRNFDLVKSLGADAVYDYNDPSAASKIRADTNNNLKLVFDTISLEDSAKFSDNALSTEGGDYSALLVVGIERENVKDRWTLAYTIIGEAFDFGQAKFPAKPEDKAFIEGFLPVAEKVLGEKKIKVHPVKVLPDGLKGVLQGMQDMKAGKVSGKKFVYNVAETP, encoded by the coding sequence ATGTCCCAAAAAGCAATTACCGTCACCGCCCCGAAACAAGCCTCTCTGGTCACCGACCGTCCCCTTCCCAGCCTCCGCGACGACTATATCCTCGTGAAAACCGTGAGCGTTGCCATTAACCCCACTGACTGGAAACACGTCGAGTACCTGGCCCCTCCCGGTGTTCTTGTTGGCTGCGACTACTCCGGTATCGTTGAAGAAGTGGGCAAGGACGTCAAGAAGCCGTTCAAGAAGGGTGATCGGATCTGCGGATTCGCGCATGGTTCCAATGCCGTGCAGCATGAGGATGGAACTTTCGCCGAGTACATTGTTGTCAAGGGCGATGTACAGTTCCGGGTCCCCGATTACATGAGCTTCCAGGAAGCTGCGACGCTGGGTGTCGGTGTGAACACCGTTGCGCAGGGATTGTACCAGTCCCTGCAATTGGCGCTGCCCACGGAGCCAATTAAAGAGAAGACCCCCATTCTGATCTACGGTGGCTCGACGGCTACCGGTACTTTGGCAATCCAATTCGCCAAGTTGTCCGGTTACACTGTCCTGACAACCTGCTCCCCCCGCAACTTCGACCTCGTTAAGAGCCTCGGCGCAGACGCCGTGTACGACTACAACGACCCCAGCGCCGCCTCCAAGATCCGCGCagacaccaacaacaacctgaAGCTCGTCTTCGACACAATCTCTCTCGAAGATTCGGCCAAGTTCTCCGACAACGCACTTTCCACCGAGGGCGGCGACTACAGCGCGCTTCTGGTCGTCGGCATTGAACGCGAGAACGTCAAGGACCGGTGGACTCTGGCCTACACTATTATCGGCGAGGCGTTCGATTTCGGTCAGGCCAAGTTCCCGGCGAAGCCTGAGGATAAGGCGTTTATTGAGGGCTTTTTGCCGGTTGCTGAGAAGGTGTTGGGTGAGAAGAAGATTAAGGTGCATCCGGTTAAGGTGTTGCCGGATGGATTGAAGGGTGTGTTGCAGGGTATGCAGGATATGAAGGCGGGCAAAGTCAGTGGGAAGAAATTTGTGTATAATGTTGCGGAGACTCCGTAA
- a CDS encoding nucleic acid/nucleotide deaminase domain-containing protein (InterPro:IPR027796;~PFAM:PF14441) encodes MSFKAENAFIDAYDQAGRRARSITQGKPSPLRQSTSLEQLEENKQPESSICDSSPRTAIDVQNILAAIHRLQVRYRIQDISWISDINVNEKDDFKELKNAPGKPPKLQEQTPLILRKALDALASFCVSREDEVVAVGLEAWHAKKANQEWVRLLIATDNRVEEESKQQLRLIWKSIKDIVSSFNGRSASSTEESKNPVEEFWQDTQELIGNFTIICLSFSFEGWKKDINSDISLLLAVPLDGFAKSHPFRTVRENIHYLYAAYTSPKASIGKPHTEDKNKWRQFVSCLAETQESIEVFMSSDPFIGPENHVYAHYFPSMESYMKKVPLYLDMVQHLQMAACSSECKGLLKRPFSLYALPAMNNTARDVPHTAKDWQCLLEKAASIERDKYELDADVIARDMEYMAQEPVARDLPVHCELKLVLEAMQRPKSVYAYIGMSKLSCYGCYKFLDALNNIYGTKFGTRGCTMKARYPWQFPPGLLFGKQVADQTYRSLAWSWIWGYHGYRPKRRHFQPGSVHSVPSVAAGDDPTSPDPTTIKTKEGGNHWFNGSLACSVSKGLRRVSSLLVSQRDSV; translated from the coding sequence ATGTCGTTCAAGGCGGAGAACGCCTTCATTGACGCCTACGACCAGGCTGGTAGGCGGGCGCGGAGTATCACCCAAGGCAAACCCAGTCCCCTGCGGCAGAGCACAAGCCTAGAACAGCTGGAGGAAAATAAGCAGCCTGAGTCATCAATTTGTGATAGCTCTCCCAGGACAGCCATTGACGTCCAGAATATCCTAGCAGCCATTCATAGGTTGCAGGTACGGTACAGGATTCAAGATATATCTTGGATCTCTGATATCAATGTTAATGAGAAGGATGATTTTAAAGAGTTAAAAAATGCGCCTGGAAAGCCACCAAAGTTGCAGGAACAAACGCCTCTTATTCTTAGGAAGGCTCTGGATGCCCTAGCGAGCTTTTGTGTGTCCAGGGAAGACGAGGTCGTTGCTGTCGGCTTAGAAGCCTGGCATGCTAAGAAAGCCAATCAAGAATGGGTTCGGCTCCTGATTGCAACTGACAACAGAGTCGAGGAGGAAAGTAAGCAGCAGCTGAGGCTCATTTGGAAGTCCATAAAGGACATCGTGTCGTCTTTTAATGGCCGGAGTGCTAGCTCCACCGAAGAGAGCAAGAATCCTGTGGAAGAGTTTTGGCAGGATACGCAGGAGCTTATCGGCAACTTTACGATAATTTGTCTGAGCTTCTCATTCGAAGGGTGGAAAAAGGATATCAACTCCGATATCTCCCTTTTGTTGGCTGTCCCGTTAGACGGTTTTGCAAAGTCCCACCCATTCCGCACAGTGAGGGAGAATATCCATTACCTCTATGCGGCATACACCAGTCCAAAGGCGAGCATTGGAAAACCCCACACGGAAGACAAGAACAAGTGGAGGCAGTTTGTATCGTGCCTGGCTGAGACCCAAGAGTCCATCGAGGTCTTTATGAGCAGCGATCCTTTTATCGGGCCCGAAAACCATGTATACGCCCATTATTTCCCATCAATGGAAAGCTACATGAAGAAGGTGCCCTTATACTTAGACATGGTACAGCACCTTCAGATGGCTGCTTGCTCGTCTGAATGCAAGGGCCTCCTAAAGCGTCCATTCAGTCTCTATGCGCTCCCGGCAATGAACAATACGGCTCGCGACGTCCCACACACGGCTAAGGACTGGCAGTGTCTTCTGGAAAAAGCCGCCAGCATAGAGCGAGACAAGTACGAGCTCGACGCAGATGTCATCGCTAGAGATATGGAATATATGGCGCAAGAGCCTGTCGCTCGGGATCTCCCTGTACACTGTGAACTAAAGCTTGTCCTCGAAGCAATGCAAAGGCCAAAGAGCGTGTATGCCTACATCGGCATGTCAAAATTGTCATGCTACGGCTGTTACAAATTCCTGGATGCGTTGAACAACATCTACGGGACCAAGTTTGGCACAAGGGGTTGCACTATGAAGGCTCGTTATCCATGGCAATTCCCGCCGGGTTTGTTGTTTGGTAAGCAGGTCGCTGACCAGACATACCGGTCGCTTGCATGGTCCTGGATTTGGGGCTATCATGGATATCGGCCGAAGCGTCGTCACTTCCAGCCTGGCAGTGTCCATTCGGTTCCGTCAGTCGCGGCAGGTGACGACCCGACATCCCCAGATCCAACAACCATAAAGACAAAGGAGGGTGGGAATCATTGGTTCAATGGAAGCCTCGCCTGTAGTGTTTCGAAAGGGCTGCGACGAGTCTCATCTCTCCTGGTGTCGCAAAGGGATTCAGTTTAG
- a CDS encoding uncharacterized protein (COG:S;~EggNog:ENOG410Q1IM): MTSKKLSDSAVIVIVIVCCLAFISLGAALTRQLFPPSESGTRYEPTRDQEMYMRTVRQRNRYDFHRQSLVTKDLESNYTAEESSRM, encoded by the exons ATGACTTCGAAGAAACTCAGCGACTCCGCCGTCATTGTTATCGTCATCGTGTGCTGCCTGGCCTTCATCTCCCTGGGCGCAGCACTGACTCGTCAATTATTCCCGCCCAGCGAATCGGGGACGCGATACGAGCCGACGCGAGACCAGGAGATGTATATGCGAACGGTGCGCCAGCGCAATCGGTATGACTTTCATAGGCAGTCGTTGGTGACGAAGGATTTAGAGTCGAATT ATACTGCGGAAGAGTCGTCGAGGATGTGA
- a CDS encoding uncharacterized protein (COG:G;~EggNog:ENOG410QDIJ;~InterPro:IPR011701,IPR036259;~PFAM:PF07690;~TransMembrane:10 (i47-71o91-112i164-186o198-218i266-290o302-324i331-350o356-378i390-411o423-443i);~go_function: GO:0022857 - transmembrane transporter activity [Evidence IEA];~go_process: GO:0055085 - transmembrane transport [Evidence IEA]), with the protein MITVANTMAGDEKKMHHVNDDPDVQALPGAESSVDDEKRVRRKIDCVILPMMCIVYFLQYLDKLSLGYAAVFGLIEDLGLQGSQYSWCTSIFYFGQLVAEGPFIYLMGRLPLTRFIARSLGRSMHVSGSSNELRRVRGRASAVSPAFVTITSIWYKKEDHALRVGIWGGMNPLAQVIGSLLMYGIGKIHHPSIEPWRILFLLCGALTSVFGVVFYIAMPSTPQKAWFLTPREREVVLERMERDREGGDKVKFSWAQVRETLFDTKAWFILLFGFIASMPGAVIFFGTILINGLNYDKFQTMLLTAPSGAISLGMLAVAMIGCSILPKYRCLVLILVTIVPLVGNILLLKLPLSATWGLVASSWLASCNPGILVMIMSLSASNVKGNTKRAIVNTYFFIGLCVGCIAGPQLWEPSAAPRFLSGVTMGLSCWCVFIFLVGLYWALCHLENNKRDREQGVDLGPVTAYAGEDLTDKEDVLFRYIY; encoded by the exons ATGATAACCGTAGCTAATACAATGGCGGGGGATGAAAAAAAGATGCACCATGTCAACGACGATCCCGATGTCCAGGCACTTCCGGGAGCTGAAAGCTCGGTGGACGATGAGAAGAGGGTGCGGAGGAAGATTGACTGTGTGATCTTGCCGATG ATGTGCATCGTGTATTTCCTGCAAT ATCTCGATAAACTAAGCTTGGGATATGCCGCTGTCTTCGGGCTTATTGAAGACCTTGGTCTGCAAGGATCGCAGTATTCTTGGTGTACTTCGATTTTTTACTTCG GGCAACTGGTCGCGGAAGGACCTTTTATCTATCTCATGGGTAGACTTCCATTGACGCGATTTATTGCG CGTTCTCTGGGGCGCAGTATGCATGTGTCTGGCAGCTCCAACGAACTTCGCCGGGTTCGCGGCCGTGCGA GCGCCGTCTCACCCGCATTCGTAACCATCACAAGCATCTGGTACAAGAAAGAAGACCATGCCCTCAGAGTCGGCATCTGGGGCGGCATGAACCCCCTAGCCCAGGTCATCGGCAGTCTACTGATGTACGGAATTGGAAAGATACACCACCCGAGCATTGAACCATGGAGGATTCTGTTTCTTCTATGCGGGGCATTGACATCTGTATTTGGGGTGGTGTTTTACATTGCTATGCCCTCGACGCCGCAGAAGGCTTGGTTCCTAACGCCCCGGGAACGGGAGGTTGTCCTGGAGCGAATGGAGCGCGATAGAGAGGGCGGAGACAAAGTCAAGTTCTCATGGGCGCAGGTCCGAGAGACGCTGTTCGATACAAAGGCGTGGTTTATCCTGCTATTCGGGTTTATCGCGAGCATGCCTGGTGCGGTTATTTTT TTCGgcacaatcctcatcaacggCCTCAACTACGACAAATTCCAGACCATGCTCCTAACCGCCCCCTCCGGCGCAATCTCCCTGGGCATGCTCGCTGTCGCCATGATCGGCTGCTCCATCCTCCCCAAATACCGCTGCTTAGTCCTAATCCTAGTGACGATTGTCCCGCTAGTTGGCaacatccttctcctcaaGCTTCCACTCTCCGCAACATGGGGCCTTGTTGCATCCTCGTGGCTGGCATCGTGCAATCCCGGCATCCTGGTCATGATCATGAGTCTCAGTGCGTCGAATGTGAAAGGAAATACAAAGCGCGCGATTGTGAATACGTATTTCTTTATCGGGCTTTGTGTGGGGTGTATTGCTGGACCGCAGCTGTGGGAACCTAGTGCTGCGCCGAGGTTCTTGAGCGGAGTTACCATGGGGCTTTCATGCTGGTGTGTGTTTATTTTTCTGGTTGGTTTGTATTGGGCATTGTGTCATTTGGAGAATAATAAGAGGGATAGGGAGCAGGGAGTGGATTTGGGGCCTGTGACGGCTTATGCTGGGGAGGATTTGACGGACAAGGAGGATGTTCTGTTTCGGTATATTTATTGA
- a CDS encoding uncharacterized protein (COG:G;~EggNog:ENOG410Q1GM;~InterPro:IPR019180;~PFAM:PF09791), whose protein sequence is MTTNQPTTSTPSFLSSLFTRQPPQPQPPTPAYHNPTEIPAIKKAQKHASGTRTKQLIRAAERDYDDPPVPGECCGSSCDPCVMDLWREEMAVWRERWGGNVIEKKGGLDW, encoded by the coding sequence ATGAcaaccaaccaacctacAACCTCCACCCCATCAtttctctcctccctcttcaCCCGCCAACCACCACAGccacaaccaccaacaccagccTACCACAATCCCACCGAAATCCCGGCTATCAAAAAAGCCCAGAAACACGCCAGCGGCACGCGCACAAAACAACTCATCCGCGCCGCAGAAAGAGACTACGATGATCCACCGGTACCCGGCGAGTGCTGCGGGAGTTCGTGCGATCCGTGCGTGATGGATTTGTGGAGGGAGGAAATGGCGGTTTGGAGGGAGAGGTGGGGTGGGAATGTTATCGAGAAGAAGGGGGGATTGGATTGGTGA
- a CDS encoding uncharacterized protein (SECRETED:SignalP(1-19)) codes for MSALLYILTTIASPFLTSTTYNVWYDTVHIPELLSIPGGPNAAHRYKSTNPENRKWHFLTLYPLNDIAFTGNPTIRERVSSHHPVLPEGKSIWELIVLEGRDYVAAGDGKELKGGKKWVVTVEVDGGEESVKELLDGAEGYARYRIHRAPTAMAGADTPEIAVPRELVIYELDREEDIEPLINTLHKTSESLQINIQCSSWESI; via the coding sequence ATGTCCGCCCTCCTCTACATCCTCACAACCATAGCCTCTCCCTTCCTAACATCAACAACCTACAACGTCTGGTACGACACCGTCCACATCCCCGAACTCCTTTCGATCCCAGGCGGTCCCAACGCAGCGCATCGCTACAAGTCCACAAATCCCGAGAATAGAAAATGGCACTTCTTAACGCTCTACCCGCTGAATGACATTGCATTTACGGGGAATCCGACGATTCGGGAACGCGTCTCGTCGCATCATCCTGTGCTTCCGGAGGGGAAGTCGATTTGGGAGTTGATTGTGTTGGAGGGGAGGGATTATGTTGCTGCTGGTGATGGGAAAGAGTTAAAGGGAGGGAAGAAGTGGGTTGTTACTGTGGAAGTtgatggaggagaggagagtgtGAAGGAGTTGTTAGATGGTGCGGAGGGGTATGCGCGGTATAGGATCCATCGAGCACCGACTGCGATGGCTGGTGCTGATACTCCAGAGATTGCTGTGCCAAGGGAGCTTGTGATATACGAGCTGGACAGGGAAGAAGACATCGAGCCACTCATCAATACCCTGCACAAAACCTCGGAATCTCTCCAAATCAATATACAATGTTCGTCCTGGGAATCTATCTAA